One Myxocyprinus asiaticus isolate MX2 ecotype Aquarium Trade chromosome 20, UBuf_Myxa_2, whole genome shotgun sequence genomic region harbors:
- the abch1 gene encoding ABC transporter G family member 20 isoform X1 produces MPGNGIEEALNERTEMEERSFESKTMKADLEAGSCGAAIHCHDVCRSFGKLKVLNSLNLTLPQGQIYGLLGPSGCGKTTLLKCIVGTLKISRGHITVLGKPPAFPGHEVPGRMVGYMPQDIALYNEFTISNTLWFYGRIHGLSSKETEARMNFLIDFLDLPQKNNLVRNLSGGQRRRVSLGAALLQNPQLLILDEPTVGVDPVLRAKIWQHLVDIVRGGQVSVIITTHYIEEARQANTVGLMRNGRLLAEGPPEAVMKQHNAATLESAFLTLCEDSDQMGPKQSPQGRLLDSSPSPDSTRDESREPILSKSPLEEMPKYEADWKVRARHVIPKRRNIAALMIKTMVRMKRTPGSLCFQFLLPVIQICLMCLCIGGDPKGINVAVVNNESSPSAYSKSLLSFLDNTSVHQVNLSHSVAFAGIRNGEYWGVIEFGENFTSYLTKRMLQPRVSREVVEGGSVHVWLDLTNRQIAIMLQKKLHEAFEAFIETKLGSLSYMVDVPIKFEEPIYGSLNTDFTTFVTPGAVLSITFYLAVGLTALSFVLERKEGLLDRCWVAGVSSLETMLAHLFSQLFVISVQIILLLIFILLVFKIPNEGSLALVISLIVLQGVTGISFGLVISSAIDDEQSANQAALGIFYPNLVISGVIWPVECIPYPLRYFSLVLPQTYASEALRCIMYRGWGLSRMMVWRGFVVTLGWNTFFLMLATVILKLRT; encoded by the exons ATGCCCGGTAACGGAATCGAGGAAGCTCTTAACGAGAGAACGGAGATGGAAGAGAGA AGTTTTGAGAGCAAAACTATGAAGGCTGACTTGGAAGCAGGGAGTTGCGGTGCTGCAATCCACTGTCATGATGTGTGCCGTTCATTTGGCAAACTTAAAGTCCTCAACAGTCTCAACCTGACACTGCCTCAGGGCCAAAT TTATGGGCTGCTAGGGCCAAGTGGCTGTGGGAAGACCACACTGTTAAAATGCATTGTGGGAACTCTGAAGATCTCTCGTGGTCACATCACAGTGCTGGGAAAACCACCTGCATTCCCAGGACATGAAGTGCCAGGACGGATGGTGGGATACATGCCACAG GACATAGCCCTATACAATGAGTTTACTATTAGCAACACACTATGGTTTTACGGTCGAATCCATGGACTTTCATCCAAAGAAACTGAAGCCAGGATGAATTTTCTCATTGACTTTCTGGACCTGCCACAGAAAAACAACCTCGTCAGAAATCTCAG CGGAGGCCAGCGCCGTCGTGTCTCTCTTGGAGCTGCTCTTCTTCAGAACCCACAACTTCTGATCCTGGATGAGCCCACTGTAGGAGTGGACCCTGTTCTACGGGCCAA GATATGGCAGCATCTGGTGGACATTGTAAGAGGAGGACAGGTGTCTGTTATTATTACAACACATTACATTGAGGAGGCCAGGCAAGCCAATACG GTCGGTTTGATGAGGAATGGTCGGTTGTTAGCCGAAGGTCCTCCAGAAGCTGTTATGAAGCAACACAATGCTGca aCATTAGAGAGTGCCTTTTTGACACTTTGTGAGGACTCGGATCAGATGGGGCCCAAACAGAGTCCTCAGGGCCGTCTGCTGGACAGCAGCCCATCTCCAGACAGTACGAGAGATGAGAGCCGAGAGCCCATACTGTCAAAGAGCCCATTAGAGGAAATGCCCAAATATGAAG CTGACTGGAAGGTGCGGGCCAGACACGTCATTCCAAAACGGCGCAACATCGCAGCACTGATGATCAAGACAATGGTTCGAATGAAAAGAACGCCAGG GTCCCTCTGTTTCCAGTTCCTGTTGCCTGTAATTCAGATCTGTCTGATGTGTCTGTGTATTGGCGGGGATCCCAAAGGCATCAATGTGGCTGTGGTCAATAATGAAAGCAGCCCCAGTGCCTACAGCAAATCACTGCTGTCCTTCCTTGACAACACAAGTGTCCAccag GTGAACTTGTCTCATTCAGTGGCTTTTGCTGGCATCCGTAATGGGGAATATTGGGGCGTCATAGAGTTTGGGGAGAATTTCACCAGCTATCTAACCAAAAG aatGTTACAGCCCAGAGTCTCCAGAGAAGTGGTTGAGGGAGGATCTGTGCATGTTTGGCTGGACCTAACCA ATCGTCAGATTGCCATAATGCTACAGAAAAAACTCCATGAAGCCTTTGAG GCTTTTATCGAGACTAAGCTGGGGAGTTTGTCATACATGGTTGACGTCCCTATAAAA TTTGAAGAACCAATATATGGCAGCCTGAACACAGATTTTACAACATTTGTGACACCAGGAGCCGTTCTGAG CATCACCTTTTACCTGGCAGTGGGTTTGACCGCTCTGTCCTTTGTGTTAGAAAGAAAGGAGGGGCTGCTGGACAGGTGCTGGGTGGCAG GTGTAAGTTCTCTGGAGACCATGCTGGCCCACCTCTTCTCACAGCTCTTTGTCATCAGTGTTCAGATCATCCTTCTGCTGATCTTCATCCTGCTGGTCTtcaaa ATTCCTAACGAAGGATCTTTGGCACTGGTCATTTCATTGATTGTGCTGCAAGGTGTAACCGGAATATCATTCGGACTGGTCATTTCCTCTGCCATTGATGATGAGCAGTCAGCCAACCAGGCGGCTCTTGGAATCTTCTACCCCAACCTTGTCATTAGCG